The following coding sequences lie in one Glycine max cultivar Williams 82 chromosome 19, Glycine_max_v4.0, whole genome shotgun sequence genomic window:
- the NAC11 gene encoding transcriptional factor NAC11, with the protein MGNPESNLPPGFRFHPTDEELILHYLSKKVASIPLPVSIIAEVDIYKLDPWDLPAKATFGEKEWYFFSPRDRKYPNGARPNRAAASGYWKATGTDKTIVTSLQGGAQESVGVKKALVFYKGRPPKGVKTNWIMHEYRLVDNNKPIKLKDSSMRLDDWVLCRIYKKSKHPLTSTEASIGVGDVDQAEEHVFKETLLPISKSPTPPPQNTLISQKSVSFSNLLDAMDYSILSSFLSENHTTHPPGVGSSTGFNTGNLDQQPSPIDNSNGYMFQKNNPQLNPSVSNMENMMRPKRQVSNMDEETLYPSKKYLSSSCNFPTNINNQYENPQWNYLMKQSLLNQRLMLGPHLQFQG; encoded by the exons ATGGGAAACCCAGAATCCAATTTGCCACCCGGTTTTAGGTTCCACCCAACCGATGAGGAGCTCATTCTTCACTACCTTAGTAAAAAGGTAGCATCCATACCCTTGCCCGTTTCCATCATTGCAGAGGTTGATATCTACAAGTTAGATCCATGGGACTTACCAG CTAAGGCAACCTTTGGGGAGAAAGAAtggtatttttttagtcctagAGACCGAAAGTACCCTAATGGTGCAAGGCCAAACAGGGCAGCTGCTTCAGGTTATTGGAAGGCCACTGGCACTGATAAGACCATAGTGACATCATTGCAAGGAGGAGCACAAGAGAGCGTTGGTGTGAAGAAGGCTTTGGTGTTCTACAAAGGAAGACCCCCAAAGGGTGTGAAGACCAATTGGATCATGCATGAATATCGCCTTGTAGACAACAACAAACCCATTAAGCTCAAAGACTCCTCCATGAGA TTGGATGACTGGGTTCTGTGCCGGATTTACAAGAAATCCAAACATCCTCTAACTTCAACAGAGGCATCAATAGGGGTAGGTGATGTAGATCAAGCAGAGGAGCACGTATTCAAAGAGACCCTTTTGCCAATCTCAAAATCTCCAACACCTCCACCTCAAAACACATTGATATCTCAGAAATCTGTGTCCTTCTCCAACTTGTTGGATGCCATGGACTACTCTATCCTAAGCAGTTTCTTATCTGAAAATCATACCACCCACCCACCAGGGGTTGGATCAAGTACAGGCTTCAACACTGGGAATTTGGATCAGCAACCATCTCCAATCGACAACAGCAATGGTTACATGTTTCAGAAGAACAACCCCCAATTGAACCCTTCAGTCTCCAACATGGAAAACATGATGAGGCCAAAGCGCCAAGTTTCAAACATGGATGAGGAAACCTTGTACCCATCAAAGAAATACCTTAGTTCCTCTTGCAACTTCCCTACTAACATCAACAACCAATACGAGAACCCACAATGGAACTACCTCATGAAGCAGTCTTTGCTGAATCAACGGTTAATGCTTGGTCCTCATCTTCAATTTCAAGGATAA
- the LOC100783843 gene encoding Ricin B-like lectin EULS3-like (The RefSeq protein has 1 substitution compared to this genomic sequence), whose amino-acid sequence MSFPFNHSHATHTHHRRDDDDDERPTVYPPPGNSFSNPPPPFYGVPQPPPPQPETHVFHSAHVTPGHVSHDFNNYSAPPPPPPSHHHHDRHHDSFTHAYPPAPAAADYPAHGGSSTTVHHVAHESHHHTPHSAFSSHNNTPPTTVHHVSHQVNTGGLSTKPTVRVFTKANPNFSLTIRRGQVILAPSDPTNEYQHWYKDEKYSTRVKDEEGCPAFSLINKATGEALKHSIGATHPVRLIPYKPDYLDESILWTESRDLGDGHRAIRMVNNVHLNVDAFHGDKNSGGVRDGTTIVLWDWNKGDNQRWKILPY is encoded by the exons ATGTCGTTCCCCTTCAACCACTCTCACGCCACCCACACCCACCACCGCAgggacgacgacgacgacgaacGACCCACCGTTTACCCTCCGCCGGGAAACTCCTTCAGCAACCCGCCACCTCCGTTCTACGGCGTCCCTCAACCACCACCCCCTCAGCCGGAGACCCACGTGTTCCATTCCGCTCACGTGACACCAGGACACGTGTCCCATGACTTCAACAACTACTCCGCTCCCCCGCCTCCACCCCCTTCCCACCATCATCATGATCGTCATCATGACTCCTTCACCCACGCTTACCCACCTGCTCCCGCTGCAGCTGATTACCCCGCTCACGGAGGCAGCAGTACCACCGTGCACCACGTGGCTCACGAGTCTCACCACCACACCCCCCATTCCGCTTTCTCCTCCCACAACAACGCACCCCCCACCACTGTTCATCACGTGAGCCACCAGGTTAACACCGGTGGTCTCTCGACCAAACCCACTGTCAGGGTTTTCACCAAAGCTAATCCCAATTTCTCTCTCACCATTCGTCGCGGCCAAGTCATTCTCGCTCCCTCCGATCCCACCAATGAGTACCAG CATTGGTATAAGGATGAGAAGTACAGCACGAGGGTGAAGGATGAAGAGGGGTGCCctgctttctctttgatcaaCAAGGCCACTGGTGAGGCCTTGAAGCACTCCATCGGTGCTACTCATCCA GTTCGGCTGATACCTTACAAGCCAGACTATCTTGATGAGTCTATTCTTTGGACTGAAAGCCGTGACTTAGGAGATGGCCACAGAGCTATAAGGATGGTCAACAATGTTCATCTTAATGTGGATGCTTTTCATGGCGATAAGAATTCTGGAGGTGTGCGTGATGGCACTACAATAGTCCTCTGGGACTGGAACAAAGGTGATAACCAACGGTGGAAGATCTTACCTTACT GA